A genomic region of Pseudoxanthomonas suwonensis contains the following coding sequences:
- a CDS encoding DUF4156 domain-containing protein — MSRRLSVLLLLVPSLAACTWVPIKPEAKQVRVVPAGAAPAGCVKQGEIEVAVKHSVAFYERNQVKVRDELETLARNEAVALPADTLQPLGEPSGGSQRFAAWRCGS, encoded by the coding sequence ATGTCCCGCCGCCTGTCCGTCCTGCTGCTCCTGGTCCCATCGCTGGCCGCCTGCACCTGGGTGCCGATCAAGCCCGAGGCCAAGCAGGTCCGGGTCGTGCCCGCCGGCGCCGCGCCGGCCGGCTGCGTGAAGCAGGGCGAGATCGAGGTCGCGGTCAAGCACAGCGTTGCCTTCTACGAGCGCAACCAGGTCAAGGTTCGCGACGAGCTGGAAACCCTGGCCCGCAACGAGGCCGTGGCCTTGCCGGCCGACACCCTGCAGCCGCTCGGCGAGCCGTCCGGTGGCAGCCAGCGTTTCGCTGCCTGGCGTTGTGGTTCCTGA
- a CDS encoding Ax21 family protein, producing MKKSLLALTLLVAAPFAASAAEGVSWNYVEGGYAATNADRGDADGWGLNGSVAIAPNFHVFGAYSNQEIDNTSIDFDQWRVGVGYHREIAPAADLVTRVAYEKLDAGRGFDHDGWSAEVGVRGALAPNFEGYVMAGYENGDYYGGEFYGRLGAQAKFNQNWGVSGDVKFIDGDTQWFVGPRFSW from the coding sequence ATGAAGAAGTCCTTGCTTGCCCTGACCCTGCTGGTCGCCGCCCCGTTCGCCGCTTCGGCCGCCGAGGGCGTGTCCTGGAACTACGTCGAGGGCGGTTACGCCGCGACCAATGCCGACCGCGGCGACGCCGACGGCTGGGGCCTGAACGGCTCGGTCGCCATCGCCCCGAACTTCCACGTCTTCGGCGCCTACAGCAACCAGGAGATCGACAACACCTCGATCGACTTCGACCAGTGGCGCGTGGGCGTGGGCTACCACCGCGAGATCGCCCCGGCCGCCGACCTGGTCACCCGCGTGGCCTACGAGAAGCTCGACGCCGGCCGCGGCTTCGACCACGACGGCTGGAGCGCGGAGGTCGGCGTGCGCGGCGCGCTGGCCCCGAACTTCGAAGGCTACGTGATGGCCGGCTACGAGAACGGCGACTACTACGGCGGCGAGTTCTACGGCCGCCTCGGCGCCCAGGCCAAGTTCAACCAGAACTGGGGCGTCAGCGGCGACGTGAAGTTCATCGACGGCGACACCCAGTGGTTCGTCGGCCCGCGCTTCAGCTGGTAG
- a CDS encoding SDR family oxidoreductase, with translation MPQSVEADRHCLVTGANRGLGLEFVRQLLARGDRVVAACRQPGRATALNTLAGEYPGRLHVLPLDVASARSRDELVRELPLVLDDARLGLLLNNAGVLHGGERFGQVAESDLETSLRTNAVGPFLLTQALAPLLADAESARPGAVVANLSSEIGSIARRQEFRTPSYAIGKAAQNMGSVLLAQALASRGIRVVALHPGWVRTDMGGAQATLPAEEAVAELLQVIGRLEAGATGLFLDRHGQPVPW, from the coding sequence ATGCCGCAGTCCGTCGAAGCCGATCGCCACTGCCTGGTCACCGGGGCCAACCGCGGCCTGGGCCTGGAGTTCGTCCGCCAGCTGCTGGCGCGCGGCGATCGCGTGGTCGCCGCCTGCCGCCAGCCCGGCCGCGCCACCGCCCTGAATACGCTCGCCGGCGAGTACCCGGGGCGGCTGCACGTGCTACCGCTGGACGTGGCCAGTGCGCGCAGCCGCGACGAGCTGGTGCGGGAACTGCCGCTGGTCCTGGACGATGCACGCCTGGGCCTGCTGCTCAACAACGCCGGCGTGCTGCACGGCGGCGAGCGCTTCGGCCAGGTCGCCGAGTCCGACCTGGAGACCAGCCTGCGCACCAACGCCGTCGGTCCGTTCCTGCTCACCCAGGCGCTCGCGCCGCTGCTGGCCGACGCCGAGAGCGCGCGACCGGGTGCGGTGGTGGCCAACCTGTCTTCCGAGATCGGCTCGATCGCCCGCCGCCAGGAATTCCGCACGCCCAGCTACGCCATCGGCAAGGCCGCGCAGAACATGGGCAGCGTGCTGCTGGCGCAGGCCCTGGCGTCGCGCGGCATCCGCGTGGTGGCGCTGCATCCGGGCTGGGTGCGCACCGACATGGGCGGCGCGCAGGCCACGCTGCCGGCCGAGGAAGCGGTGGCGGAGCTGCTGCAGGTGATCGGCCGCCTCGAAGCCGGGGCAACCGGCCTGTTCCTCGACCGCCACGGACAACCCGTGCCCTGGTGA
- a CDS encoding heme biosynthesis HemY N-terminal domain-containing protein, translating to MKPYRWLVAMLVVAVLGVIGAQWLAQQEQSGLGQVIVRTGGYDYSTTLPRAMLLLVLAWLALGFLWSLLRLPFRAWGRYRERQGRARLIEGLRALQGGHWLRAERLLAGAVDDPEVGAIAAAAAVRAADGRGDEAAAQAWLTALAARDPAAHAMLSAERLLERGLPVDAINALDVATAQPLPPRGLLLRVRALQAIGRAGEAYGLLGALRQQAALPEADLARLEMELATGSLREAADANLLAEYWEAMPKPLRTEPVVVAAYAERAAALRWDEAALRHLEQALDARWDESLADLYGRLAIGHVDSRRASAQRWLQAHPASPALLVTLARLARKQGQWLQAQDFLHRALAQGAGADAWEEMGAGFAAAGDEALARRAYANALHAARGEAAEELPGRDLREKIYDRAVVEDRDEHGIPRLKE from the coding sequence ATGAAACCCTATCGTTGGCTCGTGGCCATGCTGGTGGTCGCCGTGCTCGGCGTGATCGGCGCGCAATGGCTGGCGCAGCAGGAGCAGTCCGGACTGGGCCAGGTGATCGTGCGCACCGGCGGCTACGACTACAGCACCACCTTGCCGCGCGCGATGCTGCTGCTGGTGCTGGCGTGGCTGGCGCTGGGTTTCCTGTGGTCGCTGCTGCGCCTGCCGTTCCGGGCATGGGGCCGCTACCGCGAGCGCCAGGGCCGCGCGCGCCTGATCGAAGGTCTGCGCGCGCTGCAGGGCGGGCACTGGCTGCGCGCCGAGCGCCTGCTGGCCGGCGCGGTCGACGATCCGGAAGTCGGCGCGATTGCCGCCGCCGCCGCGGTGCGCGCCGCCGACGGCCGTGGCGACGAAGCCGCCGCGCAGGCTTGGCTGACCGCGCTGGCCGCGCGCGATCCGGCCGCGCACGCGATGCTGTCGGCCGAGCGCCTGCTCGAACGCGGCCTGCCGGTGGACGCGATCAACGCCCTGGACGTGGCGACCGCGCAGCCGCTGCCGCCGCGCGGCCTGCTGCTGCGCGTGCGTGCGCTGCAGGCGATCGGCCGCGCCGGCGAGGCCTATGGTCTGCTCGGCGCGCTGCGCCAGCAGGCAGCGTTGCCGGAAGCGGACCTGGCGCGGCTGGAGATGGAGCTGGCCACCGGCTCGCTGCGCGAAGCCGCCGACGCCAACCTGCTGGCCGAATACTGGGAGGCCATGCCCAAGCCGCTGCGCACCGAGCCAGTGGTGGTCGCCGCCTACGCCGAGCGCGCCGCCGCGCTGCGCTGGGACGAGGCCGCGCTGCGCCACCTCGAGCAGGCGCTGGACGCGCGCTGGGACGAATCGCTGGCCGACCTGTACGGCCGCCTCGCGATCGGCCACGTCGACTCGCGCCGCGCCAGCGCCCAGCGCTGGCTGCAGGCGCACCCGGCCAGCCCCGCGCTGCTGGTGACCCTGGCGCGGCTGGCGCGCAAGCAGGGCCAGTGGCTGCAGGCCCAGGACTTCCTGCACCGCGCCCTGGCCCAGGGCGCCGGCGCCGACGCCTGGGAAGAGATGGGTGCCGGCTTCGCCGCCGCCGGCGACGAGGCGCTGGCCCGCCGTGCCTACGCCAACGCCCTGCACGCCGCGCGCGGCGAGGCGGCCGAGGAACTGCCCGGCCGCGACCTGCGCGAGAAGATCTACGACCGCGCCGTGGTCGAGGACCGCGACGAACACGGCATCCCGCGGCTCAAGGAGTAA
- a CDS encoding rhodanese-like domain-containing protein: MNFETLMAFFGRHPMLSLALAGLTVAIVYTEVARLFRGYKALKPAGLTTLVNQENALVVDLSAIGDFEKGHIPGSRNLIPSQFDPQGKLLAARKQSPVVLVCRNGMASATAARKLKKAGFEQVYWLDGGTAAWDAAGLPLVKGRA, encoded by the coding sequence GTGAATTTCGAGACCCTGATGGCCTTCTTCGGCCGCCACCCGATGCTGTCGCTGGCACTGGCGGGCCTGACCGTGGCCATCGTCTACACCGAGGTCGCCCGCCTGTTCCGCGGCTACAAGGCGCTCAAGCCGGCCGGCCTGACCACCCTGGTCAACCAGGAGAACGCGCTGGTGGTGGACCTGTCGGCGATCGGCGACTTCGAGAAGGGCCACATCCCGGGCAGCCGCAACCTGATCCCCAGCCAGTTCGACCCGCAGGGCAAGCTGCTGGCTGCCAGGAAGCAGTCGCCGGTGGTGCTGGTGTGCCGCAACGGCATGGCCTCGGCCACCGCCGCCAGGAAGCTCAAGAAGGCCGGTTTCGAGCAGGTCTACTGGCTCGACGGCGGCACCGCCGCCTGGGATGCGGCCGGGCTGCCGCTGGTCAAGGGCCGCGCCTGA
- a CDS encoding uroporphyrinogen-III synthase: MPAPRPPAWYLVSLRAQGEHAALRRAAARHGGGLLPLSPWRLQPRQDAASRQALERALQAPVLVFTSPAAVRAAAALVRLDPRPDQHWLAVGAGTAAALRRAGIAGTQAPARMDSEGLLAMPALAAAGQVGLVTAPEGRGLLAATLAARGVAIERADVYERVPLPLRASALARLAALDAPAGLALSSGQALRMVLTSLPPDLQARLRQATAVVASQRLADLAGELGWRRIVLAGSPRPAALAGTAAQAVATKV; encoded by the coding sequence ATGCCCGCGCCACGTCCGCCCGCCTGGTACCTGGTCTCGCTGCGTGCGCAGGGCGAGCATGCCGCGCTGCGCCGCGCCGCCGCGCGCCACGGCGGCGGCCTGCTGCCGCTGTCGCCGTGGCGGCTGCAACCCCGGCAGGACGCGGCCAGCCGCCAGGCGCTCGAACGCGCCCTGCAGGCGCCGGTGCTGGTATTCACCAGTCCGGCGGCGGTGCGCGCGGCGGCGGCGCTGGTCCGGCTCGACCCGCGGCCGGACCAGCACTGGCTGGCAGTGGGCGCCGGCACCGCCGCGGCCCTGCGCCGCGCCGGCATCGCCGGGACGCAGGCCCCGGCCCGGATGGACAGCGAGGGCCTGCTGGCGATGCCGGCGCTGGCGGCGGCTGGCCAGGTCGGCCTGGTCACCGCGCCGGAAGGCCGTGGCCTGCTCGCCGCCACGCTCGCCGCACGCGGCGTCGCGATCGAACGTGCCGACGTCTACGAACGCGTGCCGCTGCCGTTGCGCGCATCGGCCCTGGCCCGGCTGGCGGCGCTGGATGCCCCGGCCGGCCTGGCCCTGAGCAGCGGCCAGGCATTGCGCATGGTGCTGACCAGCCTGCCCCCCGACCTGCAGGCGCGGTTGCGGCAGGCGACGGCGGTGGTGGCCAGCCAGCGCCTGGCCGACCTCGCCGGCGAACTGGGCTGGCGGCGGATCGTGCTCGCCGGCAGCCCCCGCCCGGCGGCGCTGGCCGGTACCGCCGCGCAGGCGGTCGCGACCAAGGTCTGA
- a CDS encoding M16 family metallopeptidase encodes MMVVRRPRMAALVLAITASLGVAALAPPPALAAKAAPAAGEQLVPYEQFTLPNGLRVIVHTDRKAPVVAVNLWYHVGSKDEPAGRSGFAHLFEHLMFNGSENYRGEFFEPFELAGATDQNGTTWLDRTNYFQNVPTTALDLALWMESDRMGHLLGAIDQKVLDEQRGVVQNEKRQGENQPYGQADDALYRALYPKGHPYHHSTIGSMNDLNAASLEDVKQWFRAWYGPNNAVLVLAGDIDVATAREKVTRYFGDIPAGPSLKRVDAGPVQRGTTRATMTDKVPQARIYRAWSVAGYSDADVDRLQVLSQVLGGSKSSRLDRRLVHEEKLVDKVSAFVQPFELASTFYITADVKQDVDPAKVEAIIDEELRRLLADGPTDAELQQAQTVIEAAFVRGIERIGGFGGKADALAECAVYTKDPGCFRKGLDVVRTTSAAALKDTGSRWLGDGSHTLVVLPGERTVLEEEPSPTPAPFALPKPDAKYKTVRTSVDRSTGVPMPESFPDLKFPALERTTLSNGTQVILARRDAVPVVQFSYEFKGGFASDQGRKLGTSSFTMGMLDEGAGDLDALGFANRAESLGATLGAGASLDAGNAYLSALKENLDESLGLYADMLRNPRFDQQEIDRVRATWIAGIAQEKARPNGAALRVLPPLLYGQGHPYAIPFSGSGTEASIGALTRDDLVAFHRQWVRPDNATLIVVGDTTLDEVVPLLEKHFGDWKAATPAVATATPAAVQRPARPTVYLVDQPGAVQATILAGQVVPSTKDPGAIRFDFANSVLGGEFTSRLNMNLREDKHWAYGAYSTSPGAIGQRPWITFAPVQIDKTAESLKELDREIREYAGGKAPVTAAEVAKIQATEIRSLPGAYETSRAVMGTIGGIVRYDRPDDYVFKRKAEIEALTVEQVQQAAATLDPDKLVWVVVGDLKQVEAPVRALDLGEVHVVDADGKPVAAKK; translated from the coding sequence ATGATGGTAGTCCGCCGGCCGCGTATGGCCGCCCTGGTCCTGGCCATCACCGCCTCGCTGGGCGTCGCCGCGCTGGCGCCGCCGCCGGCGCTGGCCGCCAAGGCCGCTCCGGCCGCGGGCGAGCAGTTGGTGCCGTACGAGCAGTTCACCCTGCCCAACGGCCTGCGGGTGATCGTGCACACCGACCGCAAGGCCCCGGTGGTGGCGGTGAACCTCTGGTACCACGTCGGCAGCAAGGACGAGCCGGCCGGCCGCAGCGGTTTCGCCCACCTGTTCGAACACCTGATGTTCAACGGCTCGGAGAACTACCGCGGCGAGTTCTTCGAACCGTTCGAGCTGGCCGGCGCCACCGACCAGAACGGCACCACCTGGCTGGACCGCACCAACTACTTCCAGAACGTGCCCACCACCGCGCTGGACCTGGCGCTGTGGATGGAGTCCGACCGCATGGGCCACCTGCTCGGCGCGATCGACCAGAAGGTGCTGGATGAGCAGCGCGGCGTGGTCCAGAACGAGAAGCGCCAGGGCGAGAACCAGCCCTACGGCCAGGCCGACGACGCGCTGTACCGCGCGCTGTACCCGAAGGGCCACCCGTACCACCACAGCACGATCGGTTCGATGAACGACCTCAACGCGGCCTCGCTGGAGGACGTGAAGCAGTGGTTCCGCGCCTGGTACGGCCCGAACAACGCGGTGCTGGTGCTGGCCGGCGACATCGACGTGGCCACGGCCAGGGAGAAGGTCACCCGCTACTTCGGCGACATCCCCGCCGGCCCGAGCCTGAAGCGGGTCGATGCCGGCCCGGTGCAGCGCGGGACCACCCGCGCCACCATGACCGACAAGGTGCCGCAGGCGCGCATCTACCGCGCCTGGAGCGTGGCCGGCTACAGCGACGCCGACGTCGACCGGCTGCAGGTGCTGTCGCAGGTGCTGGGCGGCAGCAAGAGCTCGCGCCTGGACCGCCGCCTGGTGCACGAGGAGAAGCTGGTCGACAAGGTCAGCGCCTTCGTGCAGCCGTTCGAGCTGGCGTCCACCTTCTACATCACCGCCGACGTCAAGCAGGACGTGGACCCGGCCAAGGTCGAGGCGATCATCGACGAGGAACTGCGCCGGCTGCTGGCCGACGGCCCGACCGACGCCGAACTGCAGCAGGCGCAGACCGTGATCGAGGCCGCCTTCGTGCGCGGCATCGAGCGCATCGGCGGCTTCGGCGGCAAGGCCGACGCGCTGGCCGAGTGCGCGGTGTACACGAAGGATCCGGGCTGCTTCCGCAAGGGCCTGGACGTGGTCCGCACCACCAGCGCCGCCGCGCTGAAGGACACCGGCAGCCGCTGGCTGGGCGACGGTTCGCACACCCTGGTGGTGCTGCCGGGCGAGCGCACCGTGCTGGAGGAGGAACCGTCGCCGACGCCGGCGCCGTTCGCCCTGCCCAAGCCCGATGCGAAATACAAGACGGTCAGGACCTCGGTGGACCGCAGCACCGGCGTGCCGATGCCCGAGAGTTTCCCCGACCTGAAGTTCCCGGCGCTGGAGCGCACCACCCTCAGCAACGGCACCCAGGTGATCCTGGCCCGCCGCGACGCGGTGCCGGTGGTGCAGTTCAGCTACGAGTTCAAGGGCGGCTTCGCCTCCGACCAGGGCCGCAAGCTGGGCACCTCCAGCTTCACCATGGGCATGCTCGACGAGGGCGCCGGCGACCTCGACGCGCTGGGCTTCGCCAACCGTGCCGAGTCGCTGGGCGCCACGCTCGGCGCCGGCGCCTCGCTGGATGCCGGCAACGCCTACCTATCGGCGCTGAAGGAGAACCTGGACGAGTCGCTGGGCCTGTATGCCGACATGTTGCGCAACCCGCGCTTCGACCAGCAGGAGATCGATCGCGTGCGCGCGACCTGGATCGCCGGCATCGCCCAGGAGAAGGCGCGCCCGAACGGCGCCGCGCTGCGCGTGCTGCCACCGCTGCTGTACGGCCAGGGCCATCCCTATGCGATCCCGTTCAGCGGCAGCGGCACCGAGGCCTCGATCGGCGCGCTGACGCGCGATGACCTGGTCGCCTTCCACCGGCAGTGGGTGCGTCCTGACAACGCCACCCTGATCGTGGTCGGCGACACCACCCTGGACGAGGTGGTGCCGCTGCTGGAGAAACACTTCGGCGACTGGAAGGCCGCCACGCCGGCAGTGGCCACGGCCACGCCGGCGGCCGTGCAGCGCCCGGCCCGGCCGACCGTATACCTGGTCGACCAGCCCGGCGCGGTGCAGGCCACGATCCTGGCCGGCCAGGTCGTGCCCTCGACCAAGGACCCGGGTGCGATCCGGTTCGACTTCGCCAACTCGGTGCTCGGCGGCGAATTCACCTCGCGCCTGAACATGAACCTGCGCGAGGACAAGCACTGGGCCTATGGTGCGTACAGCACCAGCCCGGGCGCGATCGGCCAGCGGCCGTGGATCACCTTCGCCCCGGTGCAGATCGACAAGACCGCCGAGTCGCTCAAGGAACTGGACCGCGAGATCCGCGAGTACGCCGGCGGCAAGGCACCGGTCACCGCGGCGGAGGTGGCCAAGATCCAGGCCACCGAGATCCGCAGCCTCCCCGGCGCCTACGAGACCAGCCGCGCGGTGATGGGCACGATCGGCGGCATCGTCCGTTACGACCGCCCGGACGACTACGTGTTCAAGCGCAAGGCCGAGATCGAGGCGCTGACCGTGGAGCAGGTGCAGCAGGCGGCGGCCACCCTCGATCCGGACAAGCTGGTCTGGGTGGTGGTCGGCGACCTCAAGCAGGTCGAGGCGCCGGTGCGCGCGCTGGACCTGGGCGAGGTCCACGTGGTTGACGCCGACGGCAAGCCGGTGGCCGCGAAGAAATGA
- the trmL gene encoding tRNA (uridine(34)/cytosine(34)/5-carboxymethylaminomethyluridine(34)-2'-O)-methyltransferase TrmL, which produces MSDPVFDVLLYQPEIPPNTGNVIRLCANTGARLHLIEPLGFAMEDKQLRRAGLDYHEYARVQVHASLDAALDAVRPARLFALSTRGQVRHDQPRYADGDAFLFGPETRGLPQETLDAIPPEQRLRLPMRPGNRSLNLSNAVAVVVFEAWRQHGFTGAG; this is translated from the coding sequence ATGTCCGACCCTGTTTTCGACGTCTTGCTGTACCAGCCGGAGATCCCGCCCAACACGGGCAACGTGATCCGGCTCTGCGCCAATACCGGCGCGCGCCTGCACCTCATCGAGCCGCTCGGGTTCGCGATGGAGGACAAGCAGCTGCGGCGCGCCGGGCTGGACTACCACGAGTACGCCCGCGTGCAGGTGCACGCCAGCCTGGACGCCGCGCTCGACGCGGTCCGGCCAGCCCGCCTGTTCGCGCTGAGCACCCGCGGCCAGGTGCGCCATGACCAGCCGCGCTACGCCGACGGCGACGCGTTCCTGTTCGGCCCGGAAACCCGCGGCCTGCCGCAGGAAACGCTGGACGCGATCCCGCCGGAGCAGCGCCTGCGCCTGCCGATGCGGCCGGGCAACCGCAGCCTCAACCTGTCCAATGCGGTGGCGGTGGTGGTGTTCGAGGCCTGGCGCCAGCACGGTTTCACCGGCGCCGGCTGA
- a CDS encoding uroporphyrinogen-III C-methyltransferase, which yields MNDVSAAAPRRVPWRVLVPALLVLALGVAGWSGWRHWQERAQQAQERAQEDARQIDALGQRLDTLRGDLRAQGRLLQDAAASNRILRDEVLGLGQRNALLEDAVARLDASAREGHQALRLDEAELLLVLGAQRLHVAGDLDGARRAYALAAGVLDRLDDPAVRNLRQALAAERDALDALGPGPRAEALQRLQALEARLAGLPHEVPAADTSAAKRPLWQRLLSPLLEIRPAGGHALMADAERREGEDALQVELTLARAALERGDVDGFHTALNRSARWIGRLWPDSPALREVRGELESLREAPLQPQSPLLDSTLQQLRAVRDGKEAGR from the coding sequence GTGAACGATGTTTCCGCCGCCGCCCCCCGCCGCGTCCCCTGGCGCGTGCTCGTGCCGGCCCTGCTGGTGCTGGCGCTCGGCGTGGCCGGCTGGTCCGGCTGGCGCCACTGGCAGGAACGCGCGCAGCAGGCGCAGGAACGCGCGCAGGAGGACGCTCGCCAGATCGACGCGCTCGGCCAGCGCCTGGATACGCTGCGCGGCGACCTGCGCGCGCAGGGCCGCCTGCTGCAGGATGCGGCCGCCTCCAACCGCATCCTGCGCGACGAAGTGCTCGGCCTGGGCCAGCGCAACGCGCTGCTGGAGGACGCCGTCGCCCGGCTCGACGCCAGCGCGCGCGAAGGCCACCAGGCGCTGCGCCTGGACGAGGCCGAACTGCTGCTGGTGCTGGGCGCCCAGCGCCTGCACGTGGCCGGCGACCTGGACGGCGCGCGCCGCGCCTACGCGCTGGCCGCCGGCGTGCTGGACCGCCTCGACGACCCGGCGGTGCGCAACCTGCGCCAGGCCCTGGCCGCCGAGCGCGATGCGCTCGATGCGCTGGGCCCGGGGCCGCGCGCCGAAGCACTGCAGCGACTGCAGGCGCTGGAGGCCAGGCTCGCCGGACTGCCGCACGAAGTGCCCGCCGCCGACACCTCGGCCGCGAAGCGGCCGCTGTGGCAGCGCCTGCTTTCGCCACTGCTGGAGATCCGCCCGGCCGGCGGCCATGCACTGATGGCCGACGCCGAACGTCGCGAGGGCGAGGACGCCTTGCAGGTCGAGCTGACCCTGGCCCGCGCCGCGCTCGAGCGCGGCGACGTTGACGGTTTCCACACCGCGCTGAACCGCAGCGCGCGGTGGATCGGCCGGTTGTGGCCCGATTCACCCGCGCTGCGCGAGGTTCGCGGCGAACTGGAATCGTTGCGCGAAGCGCCGCTGCAGCCGCAGTCGCCGCTGCTCGACAGCACCCTGCAGCAGCTGCGCGCCGTGCGCGACGGGAAGGAGGCCGGCAGATGA
- the secB gene encoding protein-export chaperone SecB, with protein MSDETTNGAAAPAQQDAAAAGPAFSVEKIYVKDVSFEAPGAPAIFSEQGQPDLQLNLNQRVQRLNEALFEVVLTVTLTCKVGDKTAYVAEVEQAGVFGLVGLQPQAIDVLLGTQCPNILFPYVRQTVGELIQAGGFPPFLLQPINFDALYAETLRQRQQQAAATDEAAAAEPVGNA; from the coding sequence ATGTCCGACGAAACCACCAACGGCGCTGCCGCCCCCGCCCAGCAGGACGCCGCTGCCGCTGGCCCCGCTTTCAGCGTCGAGAAGATCTACGTCAAGGACGTTTCCTTCGAGGCTCCCGGTGCGCCGGCGATCTTCAGCGAGCAGGGCCAGCCGGACCTGCAGCTCAACCTCAACCAGCGCGTGCAGCGCCTGAACGAGGCCCTGTTCGAGGTCGTGCTGACCGTCACCCTGACCTGCAAGGTCGGCGACAAGACCGCCTACGTGGCCGAAGTGGAGCAGGCCGGCGTGTTCGGCCTGGTCGGCCTGCAGCCGCAGGCGATCGACGTGCTGCTGGGCACCCAGTGCCCGAACATCCTGTTCCCGTACGTGCGCCAGACCGTCGGCGAGCTGATCCAGGCCGGTGGCTTCCCGCCGTTCCTGCTGCAGCCGATCAACTTCGACGCGCTGTACGCCGAGACCCTGCGCCAGCGCCAGCAGCAGGCCGCCGCGACCGACGAAGCCGCCGCTGCCGAGCCGGTCGGCAACGCCTGA
- a CDS encoding NAD(P)H-dependent glycerol-3-phosphate dehydrogenase — MTAGVAVPDTLAVLGAGSWGTALATLAARNGLATTLWGRDPAMVAAIDRDHQNPRYLPGIELPAALRATTDLAEALAGCHWVLVVVPSHAFTETLHALKPLLPAGAGVAWATKGFEPGSGRFLHEVAEDVLGPEVPLAVVTGPSFAKEVALGLPTAVTVHGADAEFAQKVADALHGPAFRAYTGNDMVGAELGGAMKNVLAVATGVADGMELGLNARAGLITRGLNEMLRLAAAIGARPETLMGLAGLGDLVLTCTGDLSRNRRLGLALGRGQAMDEAIREIGQVVESVQTADEVMRLAGRHGIELPISAGVQAVLHGEITPVDGLRQLLAREQKPEYPDTLFR; from the coding sequence ATGACCGCGGGAGTTGCCGTGCCCGACACCCTGGCGGTCCTGGGCGCCGGTTCCTGGGGTACGGCGCTGGCCACCCTGGCCGCGCGCAACGGCCTGGCCACCACCCTGTGGGGCCGGGACCCGGCGATGGTCGCGGCGATCGACCGCGACCACCAGAACCCGCGCTACCTGCCCGGCATCGAACTGCCGGCCGCGCTGCGCGCCACCACCGACCTGGCCGAAGCCCTCGCCGGCTGCCACTGGGTGCTGGTGGTGGTGCCCTCGCACGCCTTCACCGAGACCCTGCACGCACTCAAGCCGCTACTGCCGGCCGGTGCCGGCGTGGCCTGGGCGACCAAGGGCTTCGAGCCCGGTTCGGGCCGTTTCCTGCACGAAGTCGCCGAGGACGTGCTCGGTCCCGAGGTGCCGCTGGCGGTGGTCACCGGCCCGTCCTTCGCCAAGGAGGTCGCGCTGGGCCTGCCGACCGCGGTGACCGTGCACGGCGCCGACGCGGAGTTCGCCCAGAAGGTGGCCGACGCGCTGCACGGCCCGGCCTTCCGTGCCTACACCGGCAACGACATGGTCGGCGCCGAACTGGGCGGGGCGATGAAGAACGTGCTGGCGGTGGCCACCGGCGTGGCCGACGGCATGGAGCTGGGCCTGAACGCCCGCGCCGGCCTGATCACCCGCGGGCTCAACGAGATGCTGCGCCTGGCCGCGGCGATCGGCGCGCGCCCGGAAACGCTGATGGGCTTGGCCGGGCTGGGCGACCTGGTGCTGACCTGCACCGGCGACCTGTCGCGCAACCGCCGCCTGGGCCTGGCCCTGGGCCGCGGCCAGGCGATGGACGAGGCGATCCGCGAGATCGGCCAGGTGGTCGAGTCGGTGCAGACCGCCGACGAGGTGATGCGCCTGGCCGGCCGCCACGGCATCGAACTGCCGATTTCGGCCGGCGTGCAGGCGGTGCTGCACGGGGAGATCACCCCGGTCGACGGCCTGCGGCAGCTGCTGGCGCGGGAACAGAAGCCGGAGTATCCGGATACGTTGTTCCGCTGA
- a CDS encoding YiiD C-terminal domain-containing protein — protein sequence MQPNDSLDALRAHLQSIPQVRSMQVEVLGESDGRLQLRAPLAPNVNDKGSAFGGSLVSLMTLAGWGLATRRLAGAGLAADVYVADSQVRYLAPLEDALLAEAWLEEGDWATFVATFRQRGRARCRIAACVRLPDGGEATRFSGRFVALARG from the coding sequence ATGCAACCGAACGACTCCCTGGACGCGCTGCGCGCGCACCTGCAATCGATCCCGCAGGTACGGTCGATGCAGGTCGAAGTGCTCGGCGAGTCCGACGGCCGCCTGCAGCTGCGCGCGCCGCTGGCGCCCAACGTCAACGACAAGGGCTCGGCCTTTGGCGGCAGCCTGGTCTCGCTGATGACCCTGGCCGGCTGGGGCCTGGCCACCCGGCGCCTGGCCGGCGCCGGGCTGGCGGCCGACGTCTACGTCGCCGACAGCCAGGTCCGCTACCTGGCGCCGCTGGAGGACGCGCTGCTCGCCGAGGCCTGGCTGGAGGAGGGCGACTGGGCCACCTTCGTGGCCACCTTCCGCCAGCGCGGCCGCGCGCGCTGCCGGATCGCCGCCTGCGTGCGCCTGCCCGACGGTGGCGAGGCGACCCGTTTCAGCGGCCGCTTCGTGGCCCTGGCACGCGGATGA